A window from SAR202 cluster bacterium encodes these proteins:
- the sucC gene encoding ADP-forming succinate--CoA ligase subunit beta — MKIHEYQSKALLAKYGAPTPRGHVASTPNEAEAATRDLGGKAVVKAQVYAGGRGKAGGVRLVNSPQDASDYASKLIGSRLVTHQTGKEGVPVHKVLVEETASVAKELYLALTVDRSAQGPVFIASAAGGMDIEEVSAKQPEKIYREGVDIAIGLQPFQARRVARALGLSGDQAKAAGSMLTAIYRMFMELDCTLVEVNPLAVTSDGKVIALDAKVDLEDDALFRHPDLAALADPAQEDPSEAQAHEAKVAFVKLEGSVGCLVNGAGLAMATMDLVRRVGATPANFLDVGGGADDEKVVKAVNIMLSDSGVKGILINIFGGILRCDIVARGVVRACQERSASLPIIARLQGTNVEQACEILAQSGLDVFFATTLLELEAQLKRALPTLRSANELSED, encoded by the coding sequence ATCAAGATTCATGAATACCAGTCCAAGGCCCTGCTGGCCAAATACGGCGCTCCGACGCCCCGCGGTCACGTCGCCTCCACCCCCAACGAGGCCGAAGCGGCGACTCGAGACCTGGGCGGCAAGGCCGTGGTTAAAGCGCAGGTGTACGCTGGCGGTCGAGGGAAGGCCGGCGGCGTGCGGCTTGTTAACTCGCCTCAGGACGCCTCCGATTACGCCAGCAAGCTCATCGGTTCCCGCCTCGTCACCCACCAGACGGGCAAGGAAGGTGTCCCTGTCCACAAGGTCCTCGTCGAAGAAACCGCCTCGGTAGCCAAAGAGCTGTACCTGGCTTTGACGGTAGACCGCTCCGCCCAGGGGCCGGTGTTCATCGCCAGCGCCGCCGGCGGCATGGACATCGAGGAGGTGTCCGCCAAGCAGCCCGAGAAGATATATCGCGAGGGCGTGGATATCGCCATCGGCCTCCAGCCCTTCCAGGCCCGCCGCGTCGCCCGCGCCCTGGGCCTCAGCGGCGACCAGGCCAAGGCGGCAGGTTCTATGCTTACCGCTATCTATCGCATGTTCATGGAATTGGACTGCACGCTGGTGGAGGTTAACCCCCTGGCCGTGACCTCCGACGGCAAGGTCATCGCCCTCGACGCCAAGGTGGACCTGGAGGACGACGCCCTTTTCCGCCACCCTGACCTGGCCGCCCTGGCCGACCCGGCCCAGGAAGACCCCTCCGAGGCCCAGGCCCACGAGGCCAAGGTGGCCTTCGTGAAGCTGGAGGGCTCCGTTGGCTGCCTGGTCAACGGCGCTGGCCTGGCCATGGCGACTATGGACCTGGTGCGGCGGGTAGGCGCGACGCCGGCCAACTTCCTGGACGTGGGCGGCGGCGCTGACGACGAGAAAGTGGTCAAGGCCGTCAACATTATGCTTTCGGACTCGGGCGTGAAGGGTATCCTCATCAACATCTTCGGCGGCATCCTGCGATGCGACATCGTCGCGCGGGGCGTTGTCCGCGCCTGCCAGGAGCGTAGCGCGAGCCTTCCCATCATCGCCCGCCTTCAGGGCACCAACGTGGAGCAGGCCTGCGAAATCCTGGCGCAGTCCGGCCTGGATGTCTTCTTCGCCACCACTTTGCTGGAACTTGAGGCCCAGCTTAAGAGAGCTTTACCAACGTTGCGCTCAGCTAACGAGCTGAGTGAGGATTGA
- a CDS encoding universal stress protein encodes MYKRMLITLDGSPLAEEVVVQATELALQCESQVLLLQVIVPVRSVMGPAEFGAAPYADYTEEFLKRTEEEAKAYLEWTAQPMREKGIDVQCVTVRGLAAEEIIRCAKDYGVDLIIMATHGRSGIGRMVLGSVADEVLRKSSLPILLYKPGAQKKQEEKPASVQKNKGSGQR; translated from the coding sequence ATGTACAAGCGAATGTTGATCACGCTGGACGGTTCGCCCCTGGCCGAGGAGGTTGTGGTCCAGGCTACGGAACTAGCGCTACAGTGTGAAAGCCAGGTCCTCTTGCTTCAAGTAATCGTGCCGGTGCGCTCAGTTATGGGGCCGGCAGAATTCGGCGCAGCGCCTTACGCGGACTATACAGAGGAATTCTTGAAGCGGACCGAGGAAGAGGCTAAGGCATACCTGGAATGGACAGCGCAGCCGATGAGGGAAAAGGGTATTGACGTCCAGTGTGTGACGGTTCGCGGACTGGCGGCGGAGGAGATCATTCGCTGTGCCAAAGACTACGGCGTCGACCTAATTATCATGGCCACCCACGGACGCAGCGGTATTGGCCGCATGGTCTTAGGGAGCGTGGCAGACGAAGTCCTTAGGAAATCGTCGCTGCCGATATTGCTCTACAAGCCTGGAGCGCAAAAGAAACAGGAAGAGAAGCCGGCTTCAGTCCAAAAGAACAAGGGATCTGGGCAGAGGTGA
- a CDS encoding PAS domain-containing protein, which translates to MEMPKATKLNLERDDEVLELFTRTEDGVFVVDSSHRIMLWNQATEQILGFSAKEVIGKPCFAVVSGMDQAGHTVCQMDCRVMQIGKTHGIPPSVQVATKTKDGRSIWLSITHIVIPSRDAKLSSMVHIFRDVSTQMANQDLLSRLAQLAAGSLRPASPTAPASSPGPNQELTPREVEVLRQMCKGKNSKAIADDLVISRTTARNHIQSILSKLGVHTALEAVAFASSHRLLNRD; encoded by the coding sequence ATGGAGATGCCAAAGGCTACAAAACTGAACTTGGAGCGAGATGATGAGGTCCTGGAACTGTTCACTCGAACGGAGGATGGCGTGTTTGTGGTGGACAGCTCTCATCGCATCATGCTCTGGAATCAGGCTACTGAACAGATACTAGGCTTCTCTGCGAAAGAGGTAATAGGCAAGCCCTGTTTTGCAGTCGTCAGCGGCATGGACCAAGCGGGTCATACCGTCTGCCAAATGGACTGTCGCGTTATGCAAATAGGCAAGACACACGGCATTCCGCCGTCAGTTCAGGTGGCTACTAAAACCAAAGATGGACGTTCTATCTGGCTTAGCATAACGCACATCGTAATTCCATCTCGTGACGCCAAGCTGTCCTCTATGGTTCACATCTTCCGGGATGTCTCCACCCAGATGGCAAACCAGGACCTCTTGTCTCGCTTGGCCCAACTCGCCGCCGGGTCATTAAGGCCAGCGTCGCCCACTGCGCCAGCTTCATCGCCCGGACCTAATCAGGAATTAACCCCGCGAGAAGTTGAAGTCCTGCGACAGATGTGCAAGGGCAAGAACTCCAAGGCCATTGCTGACGACCTGGTTATCAGCCGCACCACGGCGCGTAATCATATCCAGAGCATTCTTAGTAAGCTGGGCGTGCATACCGCCCTGGAAGCCGTGGCCTTCGCCTCCAGCCATCGCCTTCTAAATCGGGATTAG
- the nirK gene encoding nitrite reductase, copper-containing has translation MIALAIGCTAVRADPTPTPTATKARTPTPSPRPSPTATPTRQAGDGGSGSPAGTSFTLTTGLSQGKLVFVGKGGAIDGQVNPVLRVPVGRPVQVTLVNGDGIQHDFTVPDLNAKTDYVTTVGQSTTVTFTANKESQFVYFCSVPGHRLAGMEGLVIVGEGGQDPGTKAPSVVKPPTDLPGPIGRREPQHVPVALEAIETEGRLADGATYTYWTFGGTVPGPFVRVRAGDTVELKLKNLSSSTTGHSIDLHAVTGPGGGAVATQVAPGEEKSFTFKALNPGLYVYHCATPMVAHHISNGMYGLILVEPEDGLAPVDREFYVMQGEIYTRQPHGTKGHLDTSIDKMLSEDAEYFVMNGAVGALTQEHPLKANVGETVRIFYGVGGPNFTSSFHVIGEIFDRVYNQGSLTSTPLTDVQTTLVPAGGAAMVEFKVEVPGRYILVDHALSRAERGLAGYLIVEGAPNPEVFQGNAEGGGH, from the coding sequence TTGATAGCACTGGCTATAGGCTGCACCGCTGTGAGAGCGGACCCGACGCCCACGCCAACGGCTACAAAGGCGCGTACACCCACACCCAGCCCCCGGCCCAGCCCAACGGCGACACCTACGCGGCAAGCTGGCGACGGAGGCTCAGGCTCTCCTGCGGGGACCTCGTTTACCTTGACCACAGGGCTTTCCCAGGGAAAGCTGGTCTTTGTAGGCAAAGGCGGCGCCATTGACGGCCAAGTTAACCCGGTCCTACGAGTGCCCGTGGGCCGACCGGTGCAAGTGACGCTGGTAAACGGGGACGGCATCCAGCACGACTTTACGGTGCCTGACCTGAACGCCAAAACCGACTATGTTACGACGGTAGGGCAGTCGACGACCGTCACATTTACTGCTAACAAAGAGAGCCAGTTTGTTTACTTCTGCTCAGTGCCGGGCCATCGACTGGCGGGCATGGAGGGTTTAGTAATTGTGGGCGAGGGCGGCCAAGACCCGGGTACAAAAGCGCCAAGCGTGGTTAAACCGCCCACCGATCTGCCCGGGCCGATAGGCCGTCGGGAGCCGCAGCATGTGCCGGTAGCGCTGGAGGCTATAGAGACTGAAGGACGGCTGGCTGACGGCGCAACCTATACCTATTGGACTTTCGGCGGAACAGTGCCAGGGCCTTTCGTCCGTGTGCGTGCCGGTGACACAGTTGAGTTGAAGCTAAAGAATCTGTCGTCCAGCACTACCGGCCACTCCATAGACCTGCACGCCGTTACCGGACCCGGCGGCGGGGCGGTGGCTACGCAGGTCGCGCCGGGAGAGGAGAAGTCCTTCACTTTCAAGGCCCTTAATCCAGGGCTGTACGTGTACCACTGCGCAACACCTATGGTAGCCCATCACATATCCAATGGCATGTATGGGCTTATCTTGGTGGAGCCTGAGGATGGCCTGGCGCCGGTGGACAGGGAGTTCTACGTAATGCAAGGCGAAATCTATACCAGGCAGCCCCACGGCACCAAGGGACATCTGGATACCAGCATCGACAAAATGTTGTCGGAGGATGCCGAGTACTTCGTCATGAACGGGGCGGTCGGCGCGCTGACGCAGGAACACCCGCTGAAGGCCAACGTGGGTGAGACTGTGCGGATCTTCTACGGCGTCGGAGGGCCGAACTTCACGTCCTCCTTCCACGTCATCGGCGAAATTTTCGATCGGGTATACAACCAGGGGTCGCTGACTTCAACGCCACTAACCGATGTTCAGACCACGCTGGTGCCGGCGGGAGGCGCCGCTATGGTGGAGTTCAAGGTGGAGGTGCCCGGAAGGTACATACTGGTGGACCATGCCCTTTCCAGGGCGGAGCGCGGCCTGGCAGGATATCTGATAGTAGAGGGCGCGCCAAATCCGGAGGTATTCCAGGGAAATGCCGAAGGAGGTGGTCATTAG
- a CDS encoding hemerythrin domain-containing protein, with the protein MNNEITTLKSSIDVMHLIHKALRGEAERVVATADDMATADDLKAVKEGFNFWAKALGYHAVNEDKYMTGPIANSMIARENEEEHARLGERIGNTATCLSKEFSDGNLSIRGHRHFYGCVVALQVAQNAHLEEEVEFVLPLVKERMADEQQLEIALRLLWDETAKDKRWVAAWVSKSLSAREKKLLADLEEELTKETVEGIYLQ; encoded by the coding sequence ATGAACAATGAGATAACTACCCTAAAAAGTTCCATCGACGTGATGCACCTGATTCATAAGGCCCTAAGAGGGGAGGCAGAGCGTGTGGTTGCCACGGCTGACGACATGGCCACAGCAGACGACCTGAAGGCCGTGAAGGAGGGTTTCAACTTCTGGGCAAAGGCTCTGGGGTACCATGCCGTCAACGAAGACAAATACATGACGGGGCCTATCGCTAATTCCATGATCGCCAGAGAGAATGAAGAGGAACATGCGCGCCTTGGCGAGCGCATAGGGAATACAGCGACATGCTTGAGCAAGGAGTTCAGCGACGGCAACCTCAGTATACGCGGACATAGACACTTCTATGGCTGCGTGGTCGCTTTACAGGTAGCCCAAAACGCCCATCTGGAGGAGGAGGTGGAGTTTGTGCTGCCCTTGGTGAAAGAGCGCATGGCTGATGAGCAGCAATTAGAGATAGCTCTGAGGCTGCTATGGGATGAAACCGCCAAGGACAAACGTTGGGTAGCCGCTTGGGTTTCAAAGAGCCTTTCGGCAAGGGAAAAGAAACTGCTGGCAGACCTGGAAGAGGAACTAACCAAGGAAACCGTGGAGGGTATCTACCTGCAGTAG
- a CDS encoding ester cyclase, which yields MTQQDVTRVLKENIEAFNAGDWQRFKATLTQDSVYEETGTQRRIQGADEIVKADQEWRKAFHDARGTIRNIFASGNSVVAEITWEGTHRGAIQMPGNSIPASGKRVKLPASMVATVQGGKIKETRHYFDMVTMLQQVGAMEEAGARR from the coding sequence ATGACGCAGCAGGATGTGACCAGGGTATTAAAAGAGAATATCGAAGCCTTTAATGCCGGCGATTGGCAGCGTTTCAAAGCGACTCTTACGCAGGACAGTGTTTATGAGGAAACGGGCACCCAGCGGCGAATCCAGGGCGCAGACGAGATAGTTAAGGCAGACCAGGAGTGGCGTAAGGCCTTCCACGATGCCAGAGGCACCATCCGCAATATTTTTGCCAGCGGCAATAGCGTGGTGGCGGAAATAACCTGGGAAGGGACTCACAGGGGAGCCATCCAAATGCCCGGCAACTCGATACCAGCCTCTGGTAAGCGAGTAAAATTGCCCGCTTCCATGGTCGCCACCGTGCAGGGTGGAAAGATAAAAGAGACCCGCCATTACTTTGACATGGTGACTATGCTCCAGCAGGTAGGGGCCATGGAAGAGGCAGGCGCGCGAAGATAA
- a CDS encoding NAD(P)-dependent oxidoreductase codes for MADKETIGFIGLGIMGQPMSLNLIKNGYKVVAWNRTKSKTKPVADAGAEIAASPAEVARKARVVITMVADSPDVEAVVLGKNGVIEGIQRGGVLIDMSTISPKITRTIGAKLGEKGASMLDAPVTGSSWAAKDGTLSIMVGGDGPVFERCLPVLQAMGKRIIHIGPAGSGQSAKLVNQVLVAGTLAAVCEGLLLGAKLGVDLDKTFQAITGGAANSWQLENLGSRLLKRDFAPGFAVKLMLKDQRLINEAAQEMNLPMPVSSVARQGFYALGLRGLGEEGTQAYVKVLEELGKVEVKGGGGD; via the coding sequence ATGGCTGACAAAGAGACCATCGGATTCATTGGCCTGGGCATCATGGGACAGCCCATGAGCCTCAACCTAATCAAGAATGGCTATAAAGTGGTGGCGTGGAACCGCACCAAGAGCAAAACCAAGCCCGTGGCCGACGCCGGCGCCGAGATAGCGGCGTCGCCGGCGGAGGTGGCGCGGAAGGCCAGGGTGGTCATAACCATGGTGGCCGACTCGCCGGACGTGGAGGCGGTGGTGCTGGGCAAGAACGGCGTCATCGAGGGCATACAGCGCGGCGGAGTGCTTATCGACATGAGCACGATTTCGCCCAAGATCACGCGGACGATTGGGGCGAAGCTGGGGGAAAAAGGAGCGTCGATGCTGGACGCGCCGGTGACCGGCAGCTCGTGGGCGGCCAAGGACGGCACGCTGTCGATAATGGTGGGTGGAGACGGGCCGGTCTTCGAGCGGTGCCTGCCCGTCCTGCAAGCCATGGGCAAACGAATTATTCATATAGGGCCCGCGGGCAGCGGCCAGTCGGCCAAGCTGGTAAACCAGGTCCTGGTGGCAGGGACGCTGGCGGCGGTGTGCGAGGGGCTGCTGCTGGGGGCCAAGCTGGGAGTGGACCTGGACAAGACCTTCCAGGCTATCACCGGCGGCGCGGCCAACTCGTGGCAGTTGGAAAACCTGGGGTCGAGGTTGTTGAAGCGGGACTTCGCGCCCGGCTTCGCGGTGAAGCTTATGCTCAAGGACCAGCGGCTGATAAACGAGGCGGCGCAGGAGATGAACCTGCCGATGCCAGTGTCGTCGGTGGCGAGGCAAGGCTTCTACGCCCTGGGGCTGCGGGGACTGGGCGAGGAGGGAACGCAGGCTTACGTGAAGGTGCTGGAGGAACTGGGGAAGGTGGAGGTGAAGGGAGGCGGAGGGGACTAG
- a CDS encoding NUDIX hydrolase has protein sequence MLQDDRYCPKCASPLEVRAAHGTPRPVCPACGKVIFYDPKLAAAVVVERDGRVLMVKRNTEPGLGLWSFPGGYVNRGESVEEGAAREVREETGLTVEIRGLVGLFSERGHPVVLAAFDGRAVGGSVIAATHEVQDVGFFPLDALPPLAFPRDAQVLKAWRRLRNGRN, from the coding sequence ATGCTTCAGGACGACCGCTACTGCCCTAAATGCGCCTCGCCCCTGGAGGTCCGTGCCGCCCATGGCACGCCGCGCCCCGTGTGTCCCGCCTGCGGCAAGGTCATCTTCTACGACCCCAAGCTGGCCGCCGCCGTGGTCGTCGAACGCGACGGCAGGGTGCTGATGGTGAAGCGCAACACCGAGCCAGGCCTGGGCCTCTGGAGCTTTCCAGGTGGGTATGTGAACCGGGGCGAGTCCGTAGAGGAGGGCGCGGCCCGGGAGGTTCGAGAGGAGACGGGGCTGACGGTGGAGATTCGGGGGCTGGTGGGGCTGTTCTCCGAGCGGGGCCACCCGGTGGTCCTGGCCGCCTTTGATGGACGTGCGGTGGGCGGAAGTGTTATCGCCGCGACGCATGAAGTCCAGGACGTGGGTTTCTTCCCGCTCGACGCTTTGCCGCCCCTGGCCTTCCCCCGGGACGCCCAGGTGTTAAAGGCGTGGCGGAGGCTGAGGAACGGGCGAAACTAG
- a CDS encoding fibronectin type III domain-containing protein encodes MFIKIALLCLSLLALSITVACGDDSDTLSIPGSLEAQTIHDRLAIQLYWPEANGAPDAIIIERSNTGRDGPWVKTATIAGEHTTYIDQEGLSNNVTYHYRVKARLGSNESSYSNVVSAIATSLPTPPPTR; translated from the coding sequence ATGTTTATCAAAATCGCGCTCCTCTGCTTGAGCCTCCTAGCCTTATCGATTACTGTGGCCTGCGGCGACGACAGCGATACGCTTTCCATCCCCGGCTCGCTGGAGGCGCAGACCATCCACGACCGGCTGGCTATTCAGCTCTACTGGCCCGAAGCCAACGGCGCGCCCGACGCCATCATCATCGAACGCTCCAATACCGGCCGCGACGGCCCGTGGGTCAAGACCGCGACCATCGCCGGCGAGCACACCACGTATATCGACCAGGAGGGCCTGTCCAATAACGTCACCTATCACTACCGGGTCAAGGCGAGGCTGGGCAGCAACGAGTCGTCTTATTCCAACGTGGTCAGCGCCATTGCCACGTCCCTGCCAACACCGCCGCCGACAAGGTAG